One Mycobacterium sp. 050128 genomic window carries:
- the pyrF gene encoding orotidine-5'-phosphate decarboxylase has protein sequence MTGFGVRLAEAKARRGPLCLGIDPHPELLRAWELPVTADGVAKFCDICVEAFAGFAVVKPQVAFFESYGSAGYAVLERTIAALRSAGVLVLADAKRGDIGTTMAAYATAWAGDSPLAADAVTASPYLGFGSLRPLLEAAAAHDRGVFVVAASSNPEGATVQRATFDGRAVSQLVIDQAAVVNRSSNPNEPGYVGVVVGATVFEAPDVSALGGPVLVPGVGVQGGRPEALAGLGGAAAGQLLPAVAREVLRAGPSVSDLRAAGQRMLDSVAYLGVQ, from the coding sequence ATGACCGGGTTCGGCGTCCGGTTGGCCGAGGCCAAGGCACGCCGCGGGCCGCTGTGCCTGGGCATCGACCCGCACCCCGAGCTGCTGCGGGCGTGGGAGCTGCCTGTCACCGCCGACGGTGTCGCCAAGTTCTGCGACATCTGTGTGGAGGCCTTTGCCGGCTTTGCCGTCGTCAAGCCCCAGGTGGCCTTCTTCGAGTCGTACGGCTCGGCCGGCTACGCGGTGCTGGAACGCACGATCGCCGCGCTGCGCTCGGCCGGGGTGCTGGTGCTGGCCGACGCCAAGCGCGGGGATATCGGCACGACGATGGCGGCCTACGCCACGGCCTGGGCCGGCGATTCACCGCTGGCCGCCGACGCCGTGACCGCCTCGCCGTACCTGGGGTTCGGCTCGTTGCGCCCGCTGCTGGAAGCCGCCGCAGCGCACGACCGCGGGGTGTTCGTGGTGGCGGCGAGCTCCAACCCGGAGGGTGCGACCGTGCAGCGTGCCACCTTCGACGGCCGCGCGGTGTCCCAACTGGTCATCGACCAGGCGGCGGTGGTCAACCGGTCGTCGAACCCGAACGAGCCCGGGTACGTCGGCGTGGTCGTGGGCGCGACGGTTTTCGAGGCGCCCGACGTCAGCGCGCTGGGCGGGCCGGTGCTGGTTCCGGGCGTCGGCGTGCAGGGTGGCCGTCCCGAGGCCCTGGCGGGCCTGGGCGGGGCCGCTGCGGGCCAATTGCTGCCCGCGGTGGCACGCGAGGTGCTGCGGGCCGGACCGAGCGTCTCGGACCTGCGCGCGGCGGGCCAACGAATGCTGGACTCCGTCGCCTATCTCGGCGTGCAATAG
- the mihF gene encoding integration host factor, actinobacterial type, producing MALPQLTDEQRAAALEKAAAARRARAELKDRLKRGGTNLTQVLKDAESDEVLGKMKVSALLEALPKVGKVKAQEIMTELEIAPTRRLRGLGDRQRKALLEKFGSA from the coding sequence GTGGCCCTTCCCCAGTTGACCGACGAGCAGCGCGCGGCCGCGTTGGAGAAGGCGGCTGCCGCACGTCGAGCACGAGCAGAGCTGAAAGACCGTCTCAAGCGCGGTGGCACCAACCTGACCCAGGTGCTCAAGGACGCCGAGAGTGATGAAGTCCTTGGCAAGATGAAGGTGTCTGCGCTGCTTGAGGCGTTGCCGAAGGTGGGCAAGGTCAAGGCGCAGGAAATCATGACCGAGCTGGAGATCGCTCCGACCCGCCGCCTGCGTGGTCTCGGCGACCGTCAGCGCAAGGCCCTGCTGGAAAAGTTCGGCTCCGCCTAG
- the gmk gene encoding guanylate kinase translates to MNVDEGPDAEHRARPEPSGKGRVVVLSGPSAVGKSTVVRCLREQVPNLHFSVSATTRAPRPGEVDGVDYHFVSPARFQQLIDEGALLEWAEIHGGLQRSGTPAAPVRAATSSGFPVLIEVDLAGARAIKKAMPEAITVFLAPPSWADLEARLLGRGTETPEAMARRLQTAREELAAQDDFDQVVVNSQLESACAELVSLLVGNAPGAA, encoded by the coding sequence GTGAACGTCGACGAGGGACCGGACGCCGAGCACCGCGCACGGCCTGAGCCATCCGGCAAGGGGCGTGTGGTGGTGCTGTCCGGTCCCTCAGCGGTCGGCAAGTCAACAGTGGTTCGGTGCCTGCGCGAGCAGGTACCGAACCTGCATTTCAGTGTCTCGGCCACGACGCGGGCGCCGCGGCCAGGCGAAGTCGACGGCGTCGACTACCACTTCGTCAGTCCCGCCCGTTTCCAGCAACTCATCGACGAGGGCGCCCTGCTGGAGTGGGCCGAAATCCACGGCGGACTGCAGCGATCGGGCACTCCGGCGGCGCCGGTCCGGGCCGCGACCAGCTCGGGATTTCCGGTGCTCATCGAGGTGGACCTGGCCGGAGCCAGGGCGATCAAGAAGGCAATGCCAGAGGCCATCACCGTGTTCCTGGCCCCGCCCAGCTGGGCGGATCTGGAGGCCAGGCTCCTCGGGCGTGGCACCGAAACGCCGGAGGCCATGGCGCGCCGCCTGCAGACCGCCCGGGAGGAACTGGCAGCTCAAGATGACTTCGACCAGGTCGTGGTCAACAGTCAATTGGAGTCTGCGTGCGCGGAATTGGTATCCTTGCTGGTGGGAAACGCGCCTGGGGCGGCTTGA
- the rpoZ gene encoding DNA-directed RNA polymerase subunit omega, whose product MSISQSDASLTAVDQFDPSAGGPRAYDTPLGITNPPIDELLDRVSSKYALVIYAAKRARQINDYYNQLGEGILEYVGPLVEPGLQEKPLSIAMREIHADLLEHTEGE is encoded by the coding sequence GTGAGTATTTCGCAGTCCGACGCGTCGCTGACCGCCGTGGATCAATTCGATCCTTCGGCGGGCGGACCCCGCGCCTACGACACCCCGCTGGGCATCACCAACCCGCCCATCGACGAGTTGCTCGACCGCGTGTCGAGCAAGTATGCGCTGGTGATCTACGCGGCCAAGCGCGCCCGGCAGATCAACGATTACTACAACCAGCTCGGCGAGGGCATCCTCGAGTACGTCGGCCCGCTGGTCGAGCCGGGGCTGCAGGAGAAGCCGCTCTCGATCGCGATGCGCGAGATCCACGCCGACCTGCTCGAGCACACCGAGGGCGAGTAA
- the coaBC gene encoding bifunctional phosphopantothenoylcysteine decarboxylase/phosphopantothenate--cysteine ligase CoaBC — protein MDRKRIVVGVSGGIAAYKACTVVRQLAEAGHEVRVIPTESALRFVGAATFEALSGQPVHTGVFTDVPEVPHVRLGQQADLVVVAPATADLLARAVHGRADDLLTATLLTVRCPVLFAPAMHTEMWLHPATVDNVATLRRRGAVVLEPAFGRLTGADSGKGRLPEAEEITTLAQLLLERGDALPYDLAGRKLLVTAGGTREPIDPVRFIGNRSSGKQGYAVARVAAQRGAEVTLIAGHTVGLIDPAGVEVVHISSAQQLADAVSKHAPAADVLVMAAAVADFRPAHVAAAKIKKGLNDADDAPTIELVRNDDVLAGAVRARAHGELPNMRAIVGFAAETGDANGDVLFHARAKLRRKGCDLLVVNAVGDGRAFEVDSNDGWLLTSDGTEAALQHGSKTLMASRIVDAIVTFLQGESG, from the coding sequence GTGGATCGCAAGCGGATCGTCGTCGGTGTCTCCGGCGGTATCGCCGCCTACAAGGCGTGCACCGTCGTCCGGCAGCTCGCCGAGGCGGGCCATGAGGTCCGCGTCATCCCGACCGAATCCGCGCTGCGCTTCGTCGGCGCCGCCACTTTCGAGGCCCTGTCCGGGCAGCCGGTGCATACCGGTGTCTTCACCGACGTCCCCGAGGTGCCGCACGTCCGGCTCGGCCAGCAGGCCGACCTGGTCGTGGTGGCGCCGGCCACCGCGGACCTACTGGCCCGCGCGGTGCACGGCCGCGCCGACGATCTGCTGACCGCGACGCTGCTCACGGTGCGATGTCCGGTGCTGTTCGCCCCGGCGATGCACACCGAGATGTGGTTACACCCGGCCACCGTCGACAATGTGGCGACATTGCGCCGTCGGGGCGCTGTTGTGCTGGAACCGGCGTTTGGACGGCTCACCGGCGCGGACAGCGGCAAAGGACGGCTTCCGGAGGCCGAAGAGATCACCACCCTGGCTCAGCTGCTGCTGGAGCGCGGCGACGCGCTGCCCTACGACCTGGCCGGCCGCAAGCTCCTGGTGACCGCCGGCGGCACCCGCGAGCCGATCGATCCGGTCCGTTTCATCGGCAACCGCAGCTCCGGCAAGCAGGGCTACGCCGTCGCACGGGTCGCCGCCCAGCGCGGCGCGGAGGTCACGCTGATCGCGGGCCACACCGTCGGGCTCATCGACCCGGCCGGCGTCGAGGTGGTGCACATCAGCTCGGCGCAGCAGCTCGCCGACGCGGTGTCGAAGCACGCGCCCGCCGCCGACGTGTTGGTGATGGCGGCCGCGGTCGCTGACTTCCGGCCCGCGCACGTTGCCGCCGCGAAGATAAAAAAGGGTCTCAACGATGCCGACGACGCCCCGACCATCGAGTTGGTGCGCAACGACGACGTGCTGGCCGGCGCGGTCCGCGCGCGAGCGCACGGGGAGCTGCCCAACATGCGGGCCATCGTCGGATTCGCCGCCGAGACCGGCGACGCCAACGGCGACGTGCTGTTCCACGCGCGAGCGAAGTTGCGGCGCAAGGGATGTGACCTGCTGGTGGTCAACGCGGTTGGCGACGGCAGGGCGTTCGAGGTGGACAGCAACGACGGCTGGCTGTTGACGTCCGACGGAACCGAGGCCGCGCTGCAGCACGGATCGAAGACACTGATGGCCAGTCGCATCGTTGACGCCATCGTCACTTTTCTGCAGGGCGAGAGCGGATAG
- the metK gene encoding methionine adenosyltransferase, with protein MSEKGRLFTSESVTEGHPDKICDAISDSVLDALLAEDPRSRVAVETLVTTGQVHVVGEVTTTAKAAFADITNTVRARILEIGYDHSDKGFDGLTCGVNIGIGAQSPDIAQGVDTAHEARVEGAADPLDSQGAGDQGLMFGYAINDTPERMPLPIALAHRLSRKLTEVRKNGTLPYLRPDGKTQVTIAYEDDVPVRLDTVVVSTQHSDGIDLEKTLDPDIRRHVLQTVLEELAHDTLDSSSTRVLVNPTGKFVLGGPMGDAGLTGRKIIVDTYGGWARHGGGAFSGKDPSKVDRSAAYAMRWVAKNIVAAGLAERVEVQVAYAIGKAAPVGLFIETFGTATVDPVKIEKIVPEVFDLRPGAIVRDLDLLRPIYAQTAAYGHFGRTDIELPWEQLNKVDDLKRAI; from the coding sequence GTGAGCGAAAAGGGTCGGCTGTTTACCAGTGAGTCGGTGACCGAGGGGCATCCCGACAAGATCTGCGACGCGATCAGCGACTCGGTCCTCGACGCGCTTTTGGCGGAGGATCCGCGCTCACGGGTCGCGGTCGAGACGCTGGTGACCACCGGGCAGGTGCACGTGGTCGGCGAGGTCACCACGACCGCCAAGGCGGCGTTCGCCGACATCACCAACACGGTGCGCGCGCGCATCCTCGAGATCGGCTACGACCACTCCGACAAGGGCTTCGACGGCCTGACCTGCGGTGTGAACATCGGTATCGGCGCGCAGTCGCCCGACATCGCCCAGGGCGTCGACACCGCCCACGAAGCCCGCGTCGAGGGCGCGGCGGACCCGCTGGACTCCCAGGGCGCCGGCGACCAGGGTCTGATGTTCGGGTACGCGATCAACGACACCCCGGAGCGGATGCCGCTGCCCATCGCGCTGGCCCACCGGCTGTCGCGCAAGCTCACCGAGGTCCGCAAGAACGGGACGCTGCCGTACCTGCGTCCCGACGGCAAGACGCAGGTCACCATCGCCTACGAGGACGACGTCCCGGTCCGGCTGGACACCGTGGTCGTCTCCACCCAGCACTCCGACGGCATCGACCTGGAGAAGACGCTGGACCCCGACATCCGTCGGCACGTGCTGCAGACCGTGCTCGAGGAGCTGGCGCACGACACGCTGGACTCGTCGTCGACGCGGGTGCTGGTCAACCCGACCGGCAAGTTCGTCCTCGGCGGGCCGATGGGTGACGCGGGCCTGACCGGCCGCAAGATCATCGTCGACACCTACGGTGGCTGGGCGCGCCACGGCGGCGGCGCCTTCTCCGGCAAGGATCCGTCCAAGGTGGACCGGTCGGCGGCGTACGCGATGCGCTGGGTGGCGAAAAACATCGTTGCGGCCGGGCTGGCGGAGCGCGTCGAGGTGCAGGTGGCCTACGCGATCGGCAAGGCCGCCCCGGTCGGGCTGTTCATCGAGACGTTCGGCACCGCGACGGTCGACCCGGTCAAGATCGAGAAGATCGTGCCCGAGGTGTTCGACCTGCGGCCCGGCGCGATCGTTCGCGACCTGGACCTGCTGCGCCCGATCTACGCCCAGACCGCCGCGTACGGCCACTTCGGCCGTACCGACATCGAGCTGCCGTGGGAGCAGCTGAACAAGGTCGACGACCTCAAGCGCGCCATCTAG
- a CDS encoding pyridoxamine 5'-phosphate oxidase family protein, whose translation MTKEFSRLDESLREFIDSQAMFFVATAPSEGGRINLSPKGYRDTFAVLDDHRVAYLDLFGSGVETIAHLRDNGRITLMFCSFTRNSRILRLFGTGRVVRPDDAEFPSLLNHFGGQHAGVRAAIVVDVERIADACGYAVPYYELVDERPVLETYHAKASAATYERSIDRNLHSIDGLPALDADHPLPG comes from the coding sequence GTGACCAAGGAGTTTTCGCGTCTCGACGAGTCGCTGCGCGAATTCATCGACAGCCAGGCCATGTTCTTCGTCGCCACCGCACCCTCCGAAGGCGGCCGAATCAACCTCTCCCCCAAGGGATATCGCGACACCTTCGCGGTACTCGACGATCACCGCGTGGCCTACCTCGACCTGTTCGGCAGCGGCGTGGAAACGATCGCCCACCTGCGCGACAACGGCCGGATCACCCTGATGTTCTGCTCATTCACCCGAAACTCGCGGATCCTGCGACTGTTCGGCACCGGACGTGTCGTGCGCCCGGACGACGCCGAATTCCCCAGTCTGCTAAACCATTTCGGCGGCCAGCATGCGGGCGTGCGGGCCGCGATCGTCGTCGACGTCGAGCGGATCGCCGACGCCTGCGGATACGCGGTGCCGTACTACGAGCTCGTCGACGAACGGCCGGTGCTCGAGACCTATCACGCCAAGGCGAGCGCCGCGACCTACGAGCGCTCCATCGACCGCAATCTGCACAGCATCGACGGACTGCCCGCGCTGGACGCCGACCACCCGCTGCCGGGCTAG
- a CDS encoding flavin-containing monooxygenase produces MQPDYHTVIVGAGFSGIGAAIKLDKAGLSDYLVIEAGDGVGGTWHWNTYPGIGVDIPSFSYQFSFEQSRHWSRTYAPGRELKAYAEHCVDKYGIRSRIRLNTKVISAAFDDERAVWRVQTDPGGELTARFLISASGVLTVPNLPDIDGVDSFDGITMHTARWDHSKDLTGKRVAVIGTGASAVQVIPEIAPIVDQLTVFQRTPIWCFPKFDVPLPAPLRAAMRIPGGKVAQRLLSQAFVELTFTIAAQYFTVFPLARRMGVAGRRYLRQQVDDPQVREQLTPQYAVGCKRPGFHNGYLATFNRDNVRLVTEPIDKITPGAVATTDGENHEIDVLVLATGFKVMDADHMPTFSITGIGGSTLTEFWDSHRLQAYEGVSVPGFPNMFCVMGPYGYVGSSYFALIETQTHHIVRCLKRARRTGAARVEVTEAANSRYFEEMMRKRHRQIFWQDSCQLANSYYFDKNGDVPLRPATTVQAYWRSRRFDLEDYRFTTG; encoded by the coding sequence ATGCAGCCCGACTACCACACCGTGATCGTCGGAGCCGGATTCTCCGGCATCGGCGCCGCGATCAAGCTCGACAAGGCCGGACTCTCCGATTACCTCGTGATCGAGGCCGGCGACGGAGTCGGCGGGACCTGGCACTGGAACACCTATCCCGGGATCGGCGTGGATATTCCGTCGTTCTCCTATCAGTTCTCGTTCGAGCAGAGCCGGCATTGGTCGCGCACCTACGCGCCGGGCCGGGAGCTGAAGGCCTACGCCGAACACTGCGTCGACAAATACGGCATCAGATCGCGGATTCGGTTGAACACCAAGGTCATTTCCGCCGCATTCGACGACGAGCGGGCGGTGTGGCGCGTGCAGACCGATCCCGGGGGAGAACTGACGGCAAGGTTTCTGATCAGCGCCAGCGGCGTGCTGACGGTGCCGAACCTGCCCGACATCGACGGCGTGGACTCCTTCGACGGCATCACCATGCACACCGCACGCTGGGATCACAGCAAGGACCTGACCGGCAAGCGCGTCGCGGTCATCGGGACCGGCGCCTCGGCCGTGCAGGTCATCCCGGAGATCGCGCCAATTGTCGACCAGCTCACCGTATTTCAGCGCACGCCGATCTGGTGCTTCCCCAAATTCGACGTTCCGCTGCCCGCGCCGCTGCGCGCCGCGATGCGCATCCCCGGCGGTAAAGTCGCCCAGCGGCTGCTCAGCCAGGCGTTCGTCGAGCTGACCTTCACGATCGCCGCCCAGTACTTCACCGTCTTCCCACTGGCCAGGCGGATGGGAGTCGCCGGTCGCCGTTACCTGCGTCAACAGGTCGATGACCCGCAGGTGCGCGAGCAACTCACCCCGCAATACGCGGTCGGCTGCAAACGACCGGGCTTCCACAACGGATATCTGGCCACGTTCAACCGGGACAACGTGCGGCTGGTCACCGAGCCGATCGACAAGATCACGCCGGGGGCGGTCGCCACCACCGACGGCGAGAATCACGAGATCGACGTGCTGGTGCTGGCGACCGGTTTCAAGGTGATGGACGCCGACCACATGCCGACCTTCTCGATCACCGGAATCGGCGGCAGCACGCTGACCGAGTTCTGGGACTCGCACCGGCTGCAGGCCTATGAGGGCGTCAGCGTTCCGGGGTTCCCGAATATGTTCTGCGTCATGGGCCCGTACGGCTACGTCGGCTCTTCGTATTTCGCGCTGATCGAGACGCAGACCCACCACATCGTCCGGTGCCTGAAGCGGGCCCGGCGCACCGGCGCGGCACGCGTCGAGGTGACCGAAGCCGCCAACAGCCGCTACTTCGAGGAGATGATGCGCAAGCGGCACCGCCAGATCTTCTGGCAGGACAGCTGCCAACTGGCCAACAGCTACTACTTCGACAAGAACGGTGACGTGCCGCTCCGTCCGGCCACCACGGTGCAGGCCTACTGGCGCAGCCGTCGTTTCGACCTCGAAGACTACCGATTCACCACCGGCTAA
- a CDS encoding alpha/beta hydrolase codes for MIEHTARPEIDPTLKALLDLFPTTFNADDGVELARERLKMLKVPPELVPDLRIEDRTIGHGERSDIAVRIYWPPTPAETYPVVVFFHGGGFCLGDLDTHDHVARAHAVGAEAIVVSVDYRLAPEHPYPAGVNDAWAALQWVGAHAGALGGDPSRIAVAGDSAGGNLAAVLAVLARDNAGPDLVFQLLWYPVVTADLSLPSHTENAFAPILDREVIEAFLTWYLPPEIDVTDPTVLPATLAPANADLSGLPPAFIGIAEHDPLRDDGARYAEMLSAAGVAAELSNEPTLVHGFVNFAPVIPAAAAATDRGLTALRKALYP; via the coding sequence ATGATTGAGCACACCGCCCGGCCTGAGATCGATCCGACGTTGAAAGCGTTGCTCGATCTGTTCCCGACGACGTTCAACGCGGACGATGGCGTCGAGCTCGCGCGCGAGCGGCTCAAGATGCTCAAGGTGCCGCCGGAATTGGTGCCCGACCTGCGGATTGAAGACCGAACCATCGGCCACGGGGAGCGCAGCGACATTGCGGTCCGGATCTATTGGCCGCCCACGCCGGCCGAGACCTACCCCGTCGTCGTCTTCTTCCACGGCGGTGGCTTTTGTCTGGGCGACCTGGACACCCACGACCACGTCGCCCGCGCACACGCGGTCGGCGCCGAGGCCATCGTGGTGTCCGTGGACTACCGGCTGGCGCCGGAGCATCCGTATCCCGCCGGGGTCAACGACGCCTGGGCCGCGCTGCAGTGGGTCGGCGCGCACGCCGGCGCGCTGGGCGGCGACCCGAGCCGCATTGCGGTGGCCGGGGATTCGGCGGGCGGCAACCTGGCCGCGGTTCTGGCCGTGCTGGCCCGCGACAACGCCGGGCCGGATCTGGTGTTCCAGCTGCTGTGGTATCCGGTAGTGACCGCGGATCTTTCGCTGCCGTCGCACACCGAGAACGCCTTCGCGCCCATCCTGGACCGAGAGGTGATCGAGGCCTTCCTCACCTGGTACCTGCCCCCGGAGATCGACGTCACCGACCCGACGGTGTTGCCCGCCACGCTTGCGCCGGCCAACGCCGACCTGTCGGGTTTGCCGCCGGCCTTCATCGGCATCGCCGAACACGACCCGCTGCGCGACGACGGTGCGCGCTATGCCGAGATGCTCAGTGCGGCGGGCGTTGCGGCGGAGCTGAGCAACGAGCCGACCCTGGTCCACGGCTTCGTCAACTTCGCCCCGGTGATCCCCGCGGCTGCCGCGGCCACCGACCGCGGGTTGACGGCGCTACGGAAGGCGCTGTACCCCTAG
- a CDS encoding alpha/beta hydrolase — protein MPSFDKADEKPPIDPILLKVLDAVPFRLSTDDGIDAARQRFRDLPRRPVHPELRVEDRTIDGSAGAIAIRIYWPPTDSGDAMLPVVVYFHGGGFVIGDLDTHDGTAREHAVGADAIVVSVDYRLAPEHPYPAAVEDAWAATQWVAEHGAELGADTDRLAVAGDSAGGNIAAAVAQQTRDEGGPSIVFQLLWYPSVMWDQSLPSFAENATAPILDTRAIAQFSRWYAGDLDLSNPPVGMAPGRAKNLAGLPPAYIGVAGYDPLRDDGITYGKALAAAGVPAEVHNAETMVHGYLGYAGVVPAATAGSDRGLAALRNALYR, from the coding sequence ATGCCCAGCTTCGACAAAGCCGACGAGAAACCTCCTATCGACCCCATCTTGCTGAAGGTACTCGACGCGGTTCCGTTCCGGCTATCCACCGACGACGGCATCGACGCTGCGCGCCAGCGGTTCCGCGATCTGCCGCGCCGGCCGGTGCACCCCGAATTGCGCGTCGAGGACCGCACCATCGACGGCTCGGCTGGTGCTATCGCCATCAGAATCTATTGGCCGCCAACCGATTCCGGTGACGCCATGCTGCCCGTCGTCGTCTACTTCCACGGCGGCGGGTTCGTGATCGGCGACCTGGACACCCACGACGGCACCGCCCGCGAGCACGCGGTGGGCGCCGACGCGATCGTGGTGTCCGTGGACTACCGGCTGGCTCCCGAGCATCCGTATCCCGCTGCGGTCGAAGACGCTTGGGCGGCAACGCAGTGGGTCGCCGAGCACGGTGCCGAGCTGGGGGCCGACACCGATCGGCTGGCCGTTGCGGGGGATTCGGCGGGCGGCAACATCGCCGCGGCGGTCGCCCAGCAGACTCGCGACGAGGGCGGACCGTCGATTGTCTTCCAGCTGTTGTGGTATCCGTCGGTGATGTGGGACCAGTCGCTGCCGTCGTTCGCCGAAAATGCGACCGCGCCGATTCTGGACACCCGGGCGATCGCGCAGTTCTCTCGTTGGTACGCAGGCGATCTCGACTTGTCCAATCCGCCGGTGGGAATGGCGCCGGGGCGGGCGAAGAACCTGGCCGGCCTGCCACCGGCCTACATCGGCGTCGCCGGCTACGACCCGCTGCGCGACGACGGCATCACCTACGGCAAGGCGCTGGCCGCCGCGGGCGTACCCGCCGAGGTGCACAACGCCGAGACGATGGTGCACGGCTACCTCGGCTATGCGGGCGTGGTTCCCGCCGCCACGGCCGGGTCGGACCGGGGGCTCGCGGCGCTAAGGAATGCGCTGTATAGGTGA
- a CDS encoding lysoplasmalogenase, with translation MEVPYAPRVLAGCWVAACWAGIAYGVYLTVIAVQSPPGTELTGHWVLQPPFKALMAVLLTVAAFAHPIVSERRWLMAAMLLSATGDWLLAIPWWTMSFVLGLAAFLCAHLCIMGALAPLVVKESLTRTRIAVMAVLCVTAIALLGWFWPHLGPQNLTVPVTVYVVVLTAMACTAIAARLPTIWVAVGAACFMGSDTMIAIGRFILGNEALAVPIWWLYAAALILITAGFFFGRDVAASDNDREPVEG, from the coding sequence ATGGAGGTACCGTACGCACCCCGCGTGCTGGCCGGCTGCTGGGTGGCGGCCTGCTGGGCGGGCATCGCCTACGGCGTGTACCTGACCGTGATCGCGGTGCAGTCCCCACCGGGAACCGAGCTCACCGGGCATTGGGTGCTGCAGCCGCCGTTCAAGGCGTTGATGGCCGTGCTGCTGACCGTCGCCGCGTTCGCGCATCCGATCGTCAGCGAGCGGCGCTGGCTGATGGCCGCCATGCTGCTCTCGGCCACCGGCGACTGGCTGCTGGCGATCCCGTGGTGGACGATGTCATTTGTCTTGGGGCTGGCGGCATTTCTGTGCGCACACCTGTGCATCATGGGCGCGCTGGCTCCGTTAGTGGTCAAAGAGTCGCTGACGCGGACTCGCATCGCGGTGATGGCGGTGCTGTGCGTGACGGCGATCGCGCTGCTGGGCTGGTTCTGGCCGCACCTGGGTCCGCAGAACTTGACGGTCCCGGTGACGGTGTACGTGGTGGTGCTGACCGCGATGGCGTGCACCGCGATAGCGGCCCGGCTGCCGACGATCTGGGTGGCGGTGGGGGCGGCGTGCTTCATGGGGTCGGACACGATGATCGCGATCGGCCGGTTCATCCTGGGCAATGAGGCCCTGGCGGTGCCGATCTGGTGGCTGTATGCAGCGGCCCTGATCCTGATCACGGCGGGGTTCTTCTTCGGTCGTGACGTTGCCGCCTCTGACAATGACCGCGAGCCTGTCGAGGGCTGA